Proteins encoded together in one Pontiella desulfatans window:
- a CDS encoding PD-(D/E)XK nuclease family protein, with translation MKMTLNELRKRPHWSFSSLNSLLNICSLNWWFQKIEKLPPSHTSVNLVAGSVYHRTLDQVFLARKLEMPLTLDEALELYTQDWRAASKEDPPIKYGKLDAAGVEEQGRGLIKVAWNNIDPSEKVLEVSEAFCVPISHEGRFLSKPLIGEFDLVVEKAGAPIVVDWKTSATRWPKAKADKSAQALAYSYAYDLIHNTNPVVRFDIAVKNKTPIFESHSTSRTREDWNLLGALAAKADQIVEQELFYPSLDSFACNDCPFAGACKSWCNGEYSIAQAA, from the coding sequence ATGAAGATGACATTAAACGAACTGCGCAAGCGGCCACATTGGAGCTTCAGCTCACTGAACTCGTTACTCAACATTTGCAGCCTGAATTGGTGGTTTCAGAAGATCGAGAAACTCCCCCCGTCCCACACCAGCGTGAACCTAGTGGCGGGGTCGGTATACCATCGTACCCTCGATCAAGTGTTCCTAGCCCGGAAGCTCGAGATGCCACTGACGCTGGACGAGGCATTGGAGCTGTATACGCAGGACTGGCGAGCAGCCTCGAAGGAGGACCCGCCAATCAAGTATGGCAAGCTCGATGCCGCCGGGGTTGAGGAACAGGGTCGCGGACTCATCAAGGTGGCATGGAACAATATCGACCCATCAGAAAAAGTGCTGGAGGTGTCGGAGGCGTTCTGCGTGCCGATCAGTCACGAGGGCCGTTTTCTTTCCAAGCCGCTGATTGGCGAGTTTGACCTTGTCGTTGAAAAGGCTGGCGCTCCGATCGTTGTGGATTGGAAAACCAGCGCCACCCGTTGGCCAAAGGCAAAGGCTGACAAATCGGCACAAGCCCTGGCGTACTCGTATGCCTATGACCTCATTCACAATACCAACCCAGTGGTGAGATTCGATATAGCGGTAAAAAACAAGACCCCGATTTTCGAATCCCACTCCACCTCCCGTACCCGGGAGGACTGGAACCTGTTGGGTGCGCTGGCGGCGAAGGCGGATCAGATCGTGGAGCAGGAGTTGTTTTACCCGAGTCTGGATTCGTTCGCATGCAATGACTGCCCCTTTGCCGGGGCGTGTAAGAGCTGGTGCAACGGGGAATATTCCATCGCCCAGGCCGCCTGA
- a CDS encoding beta clamp domain-containing protein, translating to MNTIELNNDKYNRADFARMKSVLACASKDSTRHVITKVLVENNEDGITIIATDGKRMRSDRFSLEAGPGIYDIKACTAKTVFLTQCQEELIFPSYRQVIPISSGAGVYTLEGVGKQFVLWATAGLGCWVDPKLVELGDDEAVTLHIQKIDPKRSPVLVTNETTTLVVMPMMLDHYWIQQIEAIQTERVMQAMKEKEDRIAA from the coding sequence ATGAATACGATAGAACTTAATAACGATAAATATAACCGCGCCGACTTTGCCCGCATGAAGTCGGTGCTCGCCTGTGCCTCGAAGGATTCCACCCGTCACGTCATCACCAAGGTGCTGGTGGAGAATAATGAAGACGGCATCACCATCATCGCCACGGACGGCAAACGGATGCGCAGTGACCGCTTCAGCCTCGAAGCCGGACCGGGTATTTACGACATCAAGGCGTGTACAGCGAAGACGGTCTTTCTGACCCAGTGTCAGGAGGAGCTTATCTTCCCGAGTTATCGGCAGGTCATTCCCATCAGCTCCGGCGCTGGCGTCTATACTCTGGAGGGCGTCGGCAAGCAGTTTGTGCTGTGGGCCACCGCCGGACTCGGGTGCTGGGTTGATCCGAAGCTGGTGGAGCTCGGTGACGACGAGGCCGTGACTCTCCATATCCAGAAGATCGATCCGAAAAGGTCCCCCGTGCTCGTAACGAATGAGACGACGACGCTGGTGGTCATGCCGATGATGCTCGATCACTACTGGATCCAGCAGATTGAAGCCATCCAGACCGAGCGTGTAATGCAGGCGATGAAGGAGAAGGAAGACAGGATCGCGGCGTAG
- a CDS encoding transposase family protein, producing the protein MTNINPNEIYVYAATSDKFAETAKAYMGPWYDCLESQVDGYDLGQIVLYQKHFWLGAFLWRRGRHFSYPRNRFLGWHISQQAERLPLVIECLGFQPMHHSPDQPNYGSIALNAALLSLQPDWVDYFGYAPLLADTHLEASSGFAGYFKETGWTRTTDKNPRAAASHWLKELVPDARAIITAKHLDKAYTGGTSPYVDGLLPIKDELLSSFSAAFKEVHDPRENNSHYPLDTLLAITLLALISGSTSINGIVKFSKRISCNQAQLLGLPFSKDGSTFDLPKYHSYYRLLWRLDIMQLAPFFINWLNTHMAQLPGVLHPDGDIVRDTLFAFNRFRAPPATWRVKREFELPIGADPDNPGCLKRDAAGNLID; encoded by the coding sequence ATGACGAACATCAATCCGAATGAAATCTACGTGTACGCCGCAACCAGCGACAAATTCGCTGAAACCGCAAAGGCATACATGGGTCCGTGGTATGATTGCCTTGAGTCGCAGGTCGACGGCTATGATCTAGGTCAGATCGTTCTCTACCAAAAACACTTCTGGCTGGGGGCATTCCTCTGGCGAAGAGGTAGGCACTTCTCGTATCCGAGAAACCGCTTTTTGGGCTGGCATATTTCACAACAGGCAGAACGACTTCCTCTCGTGATTGAATGCCTCGGTTTCCAGCCGATGCATCATTCGCCAGACCAACCCAACTACGGAAGCATCGCGCTCAATGCGGCGCTACTATCTCTGCAACCTGACTGGGTCGACTATTTTGGATATGCTCCGCTGCTAGCGGACACGCATCTTGAGGCAAGCAGCGGATTCGCCGGCTACTTTAAAGAAACCGGCTGGACACGGACAACGGACAAGAATCCCCGGGCGGCGGCCAGCCATTGGCTCAAGGAACTGGTTCCCGATGCGAGGGCCATCATCACGGCCAAGCACCTCGACAAAGCCTATACCGGCGGAACCTCACCATACGTCGATGGCTTGCTTCCCATTAAGGATGAGCTGTTGTCCTCATTTTCAGCCGCCTTCAAAGAAGTGCATGATCCGCGCGAAAACAATAGTCACTATCCTCTGGATACTTTACTGGCGATCACGCTGCTTGCATTGATTTCCGGGAGTACGAGCATCAATGGGATTGTTAAGTTTTCTAAACGCATATCCTGCAACCAGGCTCAGCTGCTAGGACTGCCCTTCAGCAAAGACGGCAGCACATTCGATCTGCCGAAATACCATAGCTATTACCGGCTTCTATGGAGGCTTGATATCATGCAGCTGGCGCCGTTCTTCATCAACTGGCTCAATACGCACATGGCTCAGCTGCCGGGTGTTCTACATCCTGACGGCGATATCGTGCGTGATACGCTATTCGCGTTTAACCGATTCCGAGCCCCGCCTGCTACATGGCGCGTCAAAAGGGAGTTTGAGTTGCCTATAGGCGCCGACCCCGATAATCCAGGGTGTTTAAAACGGGATGCCGCCGGAAATCTTATAGATTAA
- a CDS encoding LbetaH domain-containing protein, giving the protein MKKTKKIKNEKFTLTSQTKEIDGVTLHRVQATSDFGDVQSGDRGGWLEETRNLSPRGRAWVADNAAVYGRARVLGNARVEGDATVCDRAKVSASAKISGKTRVYENAQIYGNVEISGAAKVYGDASVYGDAKINGAARVFGRARVSDHAEISGFARIFENAKVWDHTQVSDCATIHGNAYISGNIMVDGVAEISGDLRISLRSNDNGPSTEVTCDTSSFRGFHHSYYRKMEHLPVPGHLVITLRDALSNQGADSMKSELRARLPAVLTISFLAALLGARNIQAVVEFGQSLNAFQAYALGLPNSATGGDLWHNDPATYTELHQFFDMDVVTETLEKWLKIHKDELPEHMAPDKPFVSKVLEGFRLIFQPEPNVAAAQR; this is encoded by the coding sequence ATGAAAAAGACAAAGAAAATAAAAAACGAGAAATTCACGCTGACCAGTCAGACCAAAGAAATCGATGGCGTCACTCTTCACCGAGTACAGGCGACCTCTGATTTCGGCGATGTTCAGTCGGGGGATCGAGGCGGTTGGCTCGAGGAAACGCGCAATCTCTCCCCGCGGGGAAGAGCCTGGGTGGCGGACAACGCCGCAGTTTACGGCCGAGCAAGGGTTCTGGGGAATGCCCGAGTGGAGGGCGATGCGACGGTCTGCGACCGCGCCAAGGTGTCAGCTAGCGCGAAGATTTCCGGCAAAACGCGAGTCTATGAAAATGCCCAGATCTACGGCAATGTGGAAATTAGCGGTGCGGCTAAGGTATACGGGGATGCATCGGTCTACGGCGACGCAAAAATCAATGGAGCGGCACGAGTCTTTGGGAGGGCGCGCGTCTCCGACCATGCGGAAATCAGCGGGTTTGCGAGGATCTTTGAAAACGCCAAAGTATGGGACCACACGCAGGTGTCGGATTGCGCGACCATTCACGGAAACGCTTATATCAGTGGAAACATCATGGTGGACGGGGTGGCAGAAATCTCAGGAGACCTACGCATCAGCCTGCGCTCTAATGACAACGGACCGAGCACCGAAGTAACCTGCGATACGTCATCCTTTCGTGGCTTCCACCATTCATACTATCGGAAAATGGAGCATCTTCCCGTCCCCGGCCACCTCGTAATCACTCTGAGGGATGCCCTAAGTAATCAGGGGGCGGATTCAATGAAGAGTGAGCTTCGGGCGAGATTGCCAGCCGTATTGACCATCTCGTTCTTGGCGGCGCTGCTCGGAGCGCGAAACATCCAGGCGGTCGTGGAGTTCGGCCAGAGTCTCAACGCGTTTCAGGCCTATGCACTGGGGCTGCCCAATTCGGCCACTGGTGGCGATCTCTGGCATAACGACCCGGCGACCTACACTGAGTTGCATCAGTTCTTCGATATGGATGTAGTCACCGAGACTCTGGAGAAATGGCTAAAGATACACAAGGACGAGCTGCCCGAACATATGGCACCCGACAAACCATTTGTATCCAAGGTGCTCGAGGGCTTTAGACTCATATTCCAGCCGGAACCTAACGTAGCGGCGGCGCAGAGATAA
- a CDS encoding JAB domain-containing protein → MKMVLQLHTDLAVKEAAYDGTLLTSPEHVEAYLSELKSAAQEAFVVIALNAKNRVIEKHLVSLGTVSSALVHPREVFRPLIQSGASYTILAHNHPSGSPSPSCEDLKITRQLIAAGEIMGIKILDHVIIGNTALSLREAGLCNFG, encoded by the coding sequence ATGAAAATGGTACTTCAATTACATACAGATCTGGCGGTAAAAGAGGCTGCTTACGACGGAACTTTGCTGACGTCACCGGAACATGTTGAAGCGTATTTGAGTGAGCTGAAGTCGGCTGCACAAGAAGCGTTTGTGGTTATTGCGTTGAATGCTAAGAACCGGGTGATCGAGAAACATCTGGTTTCATTGGGCACCGTATCATCGGCGCTGGTCCATCCTCGTGAGGTGTTCCGGCCGCTCATTCAAAGCGGAGCATCGTACACCATACTGGCGCATAACCACCCCAGCGGAAGTCCTTCTCCTTCTTGCGAAGACCTGAAAATTACAAGACAGCTCATCGCAGCTGGCGAGATCATGGGCATTAAAATTCTAGATCACGTAATTATCGGAAATACAGCCTTGAGTCTACGAGAAGCTGGGTTGTGCAATTTCGGATAA